One window from the genome of Ciconia boyciana chromosome 8, ASM3463844v1, whole genome shotgun sequence encodes:
- the ANKRD22 gene encoding ankyrin repeat domain-containing protein 22, with the protein MGILYSEPICQAAYNNDFNEVQLLLEHNSNYLNIQDSFGGDTPLICACKQGNNRIVSYLLKRNADINLRNKKDRTCLHYAVRKRFTFLDYVLIIILMPVMLIGYLLMVSKTKQNENLIKMLLRAGVDVNATDFSGSTALHYACEMKNQEVIPLLLEAHADTSVKNQDGETPLDIARRLQFHSIESMLRKNS; encoded by the exons ATGGGGATACTCTATTCCGAG CCCATTTGTCAGGCAGCTTATAATAACGATTTCAATGAAGTTCAGCTTCTTCTGGAGCACAACAGCAACTATCTGAACATCCAGGACAGCTTCGGAGGAGACACCCCTTTAATTTGTGCATGCAAACAGGGAAACAACAGGATAGTTAGCtatcttctaaaaagaaatgctgatatCAACCTCAGAAACAAG AAAGACCGCACATGTCTGCATTATGCTGTGAGAAAACGGTTTACCTTCCTTGACTATGTGCTCATCATAATCCTCATGCCAGTTATGCTTATTGGATATCTTCTGATG GTCTCAAAGACTAAACAGAATGAAAACCTGATCAAGATGTTGCTTAGAGCTGGAGTGGATGTTAATGCTACAGACTTT TCTGGTAGCACAGCCCTTCACTATGCTTGTGAAATGAAAAACCAGGAAGTCATTCCTCTACTGCTTGAAGCTCATGCAGACACTTCTGTAAAGAATCAG gATGGGGAGACTCCCTTAGATATAGCAAGAAGATTGCAGTTCCACAGCATTGAAAGCATGCTAAGAAAAAATTCCTAG
- the LOC140655692 gene encoding lysosomal acid lipase/cholesteryl ester hydrolase-like has translation MWCLLVLLCSQGIAFSAGVTTPSTLNSDKSQYRKTRNPECFMNVSEIIRYHGYPSEEYQVTTEDGYILGVFRIPAGRNSQNTARPPSQEYGLNSVYSFDEIGKYDIPAELYFIMNKTGQKYVYCVGHSEASTAGFVAFSTYPELAQRVKVFFALGPVATITHATSPLVTFTCLPQSLIRLLLGCKGVLHQNELLKGPLIQTCGSLGKVCCSIFCYVAGSKIQNLNTSRIDTYVGHSPAGTSVQNIIHWHQITHADQFQAYDYGSKENMKKYNQSAPPAYKIEKISTPIAVWSAGHDKFADPKDVAKLLPRITNLIYHEHFPAWGHLDFIWGLDATEKMHWKIIEIITKHP, from the exons ATGTGGTGCCTCCTcgtgctgctctgctcccaagGAATTGCCTTTTCAGCAGGAGTCACAACACCTTCCACTCTGAATTCAGACAAAAGCCAGTACAGGAAGACTCGCAACCCCGAATGCTTTATGAACGTT AGTGAAATTATCAGATATCATGGATACCCCAGCGAGGAATATCAAGTTACCACGGAGGATGGATACATTCTTGGTGTTTTCAGAATTCCCGCTGGGAGGAACAGCCAAAATACAG CCAGACCACCTAGTCAGGAATATGGCCTGAATTCTGTATATAG CTTTGATGAGATAGGTAAATATGATATTCCAGCAGAGCTGTACTTCATCATGAATAAAACTGGACAGAAGTATGTATACTGTGTTGGTCACTCAGAGGCTTCAACTGCAG GCTTCGTAGCATTTTCTACTTATCCTGAGTTGGCTCAAAGGGTTAAAGTGTTCTTTGCTTTGGGACCAGTAGCCACAATCACACATGCTACCAGTCCTCTGGTAACATTTACATGTCTGCCCCAATCACTGATCAGG TTACTACTTGGCTGCAAAGGAGTTCTTCACCAGAATGAACTGCTGAAAGGGCCTCTAATACAGACCTGTGGATCTCTGGGAAAAGTTTGTTGCAGTATCTTCTGCTATGTGGCTGGGAGCAAGATACAAAATCTGAACACG AGTCGAATAGATACATACGTAGGACATTCCCCTGCTGGAACATCAGTACAGAACATTATTCATTGGCATCAG ATAACACATGCAGACCAATTTCAAGCTTATGACTATGGCTCTaaggaaaacatgaagaaatacaACCAG TCTGCTCCTCCTGCGTACAAGATAGAGAAGATAAGCACACCAATTGCTGTTTGGAGCGCTGGACATGACAAATTTGCAGATCCAAAAGACGTGGCAAAGCTACTTCCTCGGATTACTAATCTCATTTACCATGAGCATTTTCCTGCTTGGGGACATCTTGATTTCATCTGGGGTCTTGATGCAACTGAGAAAATGCATTGGAAAATCAttgaaataataacaaaacacCCTTAA